From Burkholderia sp. WP9, a single genomic window includes:
- a CDS encoding MFS transporter: protein MHLPSQTIDVKQFIDNRSFSHYQWLVIALCFLILTVDAYDIAAIGYAAPSLIGEWHITKAQLGTAMSAGVLGMTAGALLGGALSDWSSPKRVLIIMMMTSAIGSILTALAGSVAALAALRFITGLGLGAAMPVALTVVYEYTPTRRGPLLVNFVNCGVMLGAAACGLIAAVLVPAFGWASIFVVGGVVPLVLAVVSIFVLSEPLRFMVSRGLPSERVATVLRRIAPDTSFDGAHFVISEDAETRGKQGVSVILSRGFRFGTLMLWCAYFCAAFVYYLLNGWMPLLLRGSGVTTSQASFITGLFSLGGMAGTLCLGWLMGRFEKNSVVAIAVAGGALAIWLLGEQKGSLMLLAVSTFAAGVCVNGAVMSMAALAASFYPTSGRATGVSWMTGMGRFGGMLGPVAGGLMLKFNLDVSTVFSLLAIPLLIQAVALWLKRSATDGSAPVEYPSNLA, encoded by the coding sequence ATGCATTTGCCATCGCAGACAATAGACGTAAAGCAGTTCATCGACAACCGAAGCTTCTCGCACTATCAATGGCTCGTCATCGCGTTGTGTTTTCTGATTCTCACAGTCGACGCGTATGACATTGCCGCCATCGGCTATGCGGCGCCATCACTCATTGGCGAGTGGCATATCACGAAAGCCCAATTGGGCACTGCAATGAGTGCTGGCGTGCTGGGAATGACGGCTGGCGCGCTGCTCGGGGGGGCGCTGTCAGACTGGAGCAGCCCTAAACGGGTGTTGATCATCATGATGATGACGTCCGCAATCGGGAGCATTCTGACCGCGTTGGCCGGCAGCGTTGCCGCACTCGCGGCACTGCGCTTTATCACCGGCCTGGGGTTGGGGGCGGCGATGCCGGTGGCTTTAACGGTTGTGTACGAATACACCCCGACTCGCCGCGGTCCGCTTCTCGTCAATTTTGTGAATTGTGGCGTCATGCTGGGCGCGGCGGCGTGTGGACTGATTGCGGCGGTCCTGGTCCCCGCGTTTGGCTGGGCGAGCATTTTTGTCGTCGGCGGCGTGGTACCGCTTGTCCTCGCCGTAGTGTCGATATTCGTGCTGTCCGAGCCGCTGCGATTCATGGTATCGCGAGGCTTGCCGTCTGAGCGCGTGGCAACTGTGCTGCGACGCATCGCCCCCGATACATCCTTCGACGGGGCTCACTTCGTGATTTCAGAGGACGCGGAAACCCGGGGAAAGCAGGGCGTGTCAGTGATTTTGTCGCGCGGTTTCCGGTTCGGTACGCTGATGCTGTGGTGCGCCTACTTCTGTGCTGCGTTTGTGTATTACCTGTTGAACGGCTGGATGCCGCTGTTGCTTCGGGGCAGCGGCGTTACCACTAGTCAGGCTTCCTTCATTACCGGGCTGTTCTCGCTAGGCGGAATGGCAGGCACCCTTTGTCTGGGGTGGTTGATGGGGCGCTTCGAGAAGAACAGCGTCGTGGCGATTGCCGTTGCCGGCGGGGCGCTGGCCATCTGGCTACTCGGCGAGCAAAAGGGCAGTCTCATGCTTCTCGCGGTCAGTACGTTTGCTGCCGGCGTGTGCGTGAATGGCGCGGTGATGTCGATGGCGGCTTTGGCAGCGTCGTTCTATCCAACCAGTGGCCGCGCGACCGGCGTGTCGTGGATGACCGGCATGGGCCGGTTCGGCGGTATGTTGGGTCCGGTTGCAGGCGGGTTGATGCTGAAATTCAACCTCGACGTGAGCACGGTGTTTTCGCTGCTGGCGATTCCACTGTTGATCCAGGCGGTGGCGCTGTGGCTGAAACGTTCCGCAACCGACGGCTCCGCACCGGTCGAATACCCGTCGAACCTCGCGTGA
- a CDS encoding nitronate monooxygenase — translation MDRAAADRLACEGAREPATTQRFRTRITDCFGIRHPILLGGMHHLGQSGIVAAVVNAGAMGFITARSFSSADALRGDLRRCRTLTEGRPFGVNLTLSRRAELNRDVADWIRIALEEGVRHFESAGASPEQLVEPIRQGGGVLIHKCPSVRHAVSAQRLGVDALALVGLEEGGHPGANQLSAFVNGAYALEKIHVPLVIGGGIGNGRQIAAALALGADGVVMGSRFMVASEIAAHDALKQRIVAADAHCSTAILASLGDTWRVLDNEAAREVQRLEAAGARRHSDFGDLILSSRTRQRVYQDGDVEAGIVSLGPAGGFADAIVPAAQIVEQLIGDAAQAAHAFAQRVVGADARSCPASTSVA, via the coding sequence ATGGATAGAGCGGCCGCCGATCGTCTGGCATGCGAAGGCGCTCGCGAGCCGGCAACCACGCAGCGCTTTCGCACACGCATTACCGATTGCTTCGGCATTCGCCATCCGATCCTGCTCGGCGGCATGCATCACCTCGGCCAGTCGGGCATTGTCGCGGCGGTGGTGAACGCGGGTGCGATGGGCTTTATCACCGCGCGCTCGTTCAGCAGTGCGGATGCACTGCGCGGCGATCTACGCCGTTGCAGAACGCTGACCGAGGGCCGGCCCTTCGGCGTGAATCTGACGTTGTCGCGCCGCGCGGAACTGAATCGCGACGTCGCCGACTGGATCAGGATCGCGCTCGAAGAGGGCGTGCGTCACTTTGAAAGCGCGGGCGCGTCGCCCGAGCAACTGGTAGAGCCGATTCGACAGGGCGGCGGTGTGTTGATTCACAAATGCCCGAGCGTGCGCCATGCGGTGAGCGCGCAGCGCCTCGGTGTGGATGCACTCGCGTTGGTCGGCCTTGAAGAAGGCGGCCATCCCGGCGCCAATCAGCTTTCCGCATTCGTGAACGGGGCTTATGCGCTAGAGAAGATTCATGTTCCGCTCGTGATCGGCGGCGGTATCGGCAACGGTCGTCAGATTGCCGCCGCGCTTGCGCTAGGCGCCGACGGCGTGGTGATGGGCAGCCGCTTCATGGTCGCCTCGGAAATCGCCGCACACGATGCGTTGAAGCAGCGCATTGTCGCCGCCGACGCGCATTGCTCGACCGCGATCCTCGCATCGCTCGGCGATACCTGGCGCGTGCTGGATAACGAGGCGGCGCGCGAGGTCCAGCGGCTCGAAGCCGCGGGTGCTCGCCGGCACAGTGACTTCGGCGATCTGATCCTGTCGTCGCGGACGCGGCAACGCGTCTATCAGGACGGCGACGTGGAGGCCGGCATCGTGTCGCTCGGACCGGCAGGCGGCTTCGCGGACGCGATTGTTCCGGCCGCGCAGATCGTCGAGCAATTGATCGGCGACGCGGCGCAGGCAGCGCACGCGTTCGCGCAGCGCGTTGTCGGCGCGGACGCGCGCTCGTGTCCCGCGTCCACGTCCGTGGCCTGA
- a CDS encoding CaiB/BaiF CoA-transferase family protein encodes MGVLSGIRVLEFEAIGPGPFGAMLLADMGADVLRIDRPLPPADLGPKTNGKRADVTGRGRRSVTLDLKQPQAVEAALDLMSRADVVIEGFRPGTMERLGLGPQAALARNPRLVYGRMTGWGQTGPLAERAGHDLNYIALSGVLSGIGRAGEPPVPPLNLVGDYGGGGMLLALGVVAALFNVQRGGEGQVVDAAMIEGAAQLGSVIWGLLASGNWREERASNLLDGGTPWYDSYRTKDGGYMAVGAVEARFYAELLSKLGLAQAGLPAQHDRSGWPVLRERFTAAFLTRTRDEWCAVFEGSDACVAPVLSFSEAPAHPQHRARGSFVEVAGVVQPAPAPRFSATPSKIAQPAPQRGEHGLAALRDWGFDEAAVARMRDHGLGYRPEA; translated from the coding sequence ATGGGTGTTTTGAGCGGTATTCGCGTGCTGGAATTCGAGGCGATCGGTCCGGGGCCCTTCGGCGCCATGTTGCTGGCCGATATGGGCGCAGATGTCTTGCGTATCGACCGGCCGCTTCCACCTGCCGATCTGGGTCCGAAGACCAACGGCAAGCGTGCGGACGTCACAGGGCGCGGCCGTCGCTCGGTCACGCTCGATCTGAAGCAGCCGCAGGCGGTCGAGGCCGCGCTGGATCTGATGTCGCGCGCCGATGTCGTGATCGAAGGGTTTCGCCCCGGCACGATGGAGCGTCTCGGGCTTGGACCGCAAGCCGCTTTGGCTCGCAATCCCCGGCTCGTGTACGGGCGCATGACGGGGTGGGGGCAAACCGGGCCACTCGCCGAGCGGGCTGGCCACGATCTGAACTACATCGCACTGTCCGGCGTGTTGTCGGGTATTGGCCGCGCCGGTGAGCCGCCCGTGCCGCCGTTGAACCTCGTGGGCGACTACGGCGGTGGTGGCATGCTGCTGGCGTTGGGTGTGGTGGCGGCATTGTTCAACGTGCAGCGCGGCGGCGAAGGCCAGGTCGTCGACGCCGCGATGATCGAAGGCGCGGCGCAGTTGGGCTCGGTGATCTGGGGTCTGCTCGCCTCGGGTAACTGGCGGGAAGAGCGCGCCAGCAATCTGCTGGATGGCGGCACGCCCTGGTACGACAGTTATCGCACGAAAGACGGCGGCTACATGGCGGTTGGCGCGGTCGAAGCGCGCTTTTACGCGGAGCTTCTGTCGAAGCTCGGCCTCGCGCAAGCGGGCCTGCCGGCGCAGCACGATCGCAGCGGCTGGCCCGTGCTGCGCGAACGCTTCACAGCGGCCTTTCTCACGCGCACGCGCGATGAATGGTGTGCGGTGTTCGAAGGCAGCGATGCATGTGTTGCGCCGGTGTTGAGCTTCTCGGAAGCGCCGGCGCATCCGCAACACCGTGCTCGCGGCAGCTTCGTCGAGGTAGCGGGTGTCGTGCAGCCGGCGCCTGCGCCGCGCTTTTCCGCGACGCCTTCGAAGATCGCGCAGCCGGCCCCGCAGCGCGGTGAACACGGCCTGGCCGCATTACGCGATTGGGGCTTCGACGAAGCCGCTGTTGCACGCATGCGCGATCACGGCTTGGGCTACCGGCCTGAAGCGTAA
- a CDS encoding long-chain fatty acid--CoA ligase, which translates to MYLTQGLHRSLQQNPDRVAISFKGRRRTFREFADRAARLAAALRGIGMAADDRVAMLALNSDRYLEYVMGVWWGGGVLNPVNIRWSVAEIAYSLNDCDTRILIVDDHFANIAPEVCALARTAPILIHAGDGAAPPGMLSFDALIAAAAPMPDAGRGGADLACIMYTGGTTGFPKGVMQTHLNVWSSCIMRIAESAPLPDSAVLHAAPFFHVAGLGRALVQFIAGEAHVVIPAFDAGEVLKAIGEERVSDTLLVPTMIQTVLNHPDFARTDLTSLKRLTYGASPIPETLLDRLIEALPGLQLAHSYGMTEACPSISANSPSNHDEAGRKSGLYRSIGRGLPGLMVKVVDSDGEEVPRGTVGEIVVRGPNVMAGYWKKPEETAQAVRDGWLHTGDGAYMDAQGYLYIVDRIKDMIVSGGENVYSAEVESVIARHPAVAACAVIGIPHDTWGEAVHAVVVCKPGETLGEDDIRGHCRLFIAAYKCPKTVEFREQLPLSAAGKVLKRDIRAPYWAGRQRNIN; encoded by the coding sequence ATGTATCTGACCCAGGGCCTGCATCGCTCGCTTCAGCAGAACCCGGACCGGGTGGCGATTTCGTTCAAGGGACGTCGGCGGACGTTTCGCGAGTTCGCGGATCGGGCCGCGCGTCTGGCGGCCGCGTTGCGTGGAATCGGCATGGCAGCGGATGATCGCGTCGCCATGCTCGCGCTCAATTCCGACCGCTACCTCGAATACGTAATGGGCGTGTGGTGGGGCGGTGGCGTGCTGAACCCGGTCAACATTCGTTGGAGCGTGGCGGAGATCGCCTATTCGCTGAACGATTGCGACACGCGCATCCTGATCGTCGACGACCACTTCGCCAATATCGCGCCGGAAGTGTGCGCGCTCGCCCGGACCGCGCCGATCCTGATTCATGCCGGCGACGGCGCGGCGCCGCCCGGCATGCTCTCGTTCGACGCGTTGATCGCGGCCGCTGCGCCGATGCCGGACGCCGGCCGTGGTGGCGCCGATCTCGCGTGCATCATGTACACCGGCGGCACGACCGGTTTTCCGAAGGGCGTGATGCAGACGCATCTGAACGTCTGGTCGTCGTGCATCATGCGGATTGCCGAGTCCGCGCCCTTGCCCGATAGCGCGGTTTTGCATGCGGCGCCGTTCTTCCATGTCGCCGGGCTCGGACGCGCGCTCGTGCAGTTCATCGCCGGCGAGGCGCATGTCGTCATTCCGGCCTTCGACGCGGGCGAGGTGCTCAAGGCGATCGGCGAGGAGCGCGTAAGCGACACGCTGCTCGTGCCGACCATGATCCAGACGGTGCTCAATCATCCCGACTTTGCCCGCACCGATCTGACCAGCCTGAAGCGCCTCACCTACGGCGCGTCGCCGATCCCGGAAACGCTATTGGACCGGCTGATCGAAGCCCTGCCTGGTCTGCAGCTCGCGCATTCTTACGGGATGACCGAGGCGTGTCCGAGCATTTCGGCGAACTCACCTTCCAACCACGATGAAGCGGGCCGCAAAAGCGGCCTGTACCGCTCGATCGGTCGCGGCTTGCCGGGACTGATGGTGAAGGTGGTCGATAGCGACGGCGAGGAAGTGCCGCGTGGCACGGTCGGCGAGATCGTCGTGCGCGGGCCGAACGTCATGGCCGGCTACTGGAAGAAGCCCGAGGAGACCGCGCAGGCCGTTCGCGACGGCTGGCTGCATACCGGCGACGGCGCGTACATGGACGCGCAGGGTTATCTCTACATTGTGGACCGCATCAAGGACATGATCGTCAGCGGTGGCGAGAACGTTTACTCCGCCGAAGTGGAGAGCGTGATCGCGCGGCATCCCGCGGTCGCCGCCTGCGCGGTCATCGGAATTCCGCACGACACGTGGGGCGAGGCCGTGCATGCCGTGGTGGTCTGCAAGCCTGGCGAGACGCTCGGCGAAGACGATATTCGCGGACATTGCCGCCTGTTCATCGCCGCCTATAAGTGCCCGAAGACCGTCGAGTTCCGGGAGCAACTGCCGTTGTCGGCTGCCGGCAAGGTTCTGAAGCGGGACATCCGTGCGCCGTACTGGGCGGGCAGGCAACGCAACATTAATTAA
- a CDS encoding crotonase/enoyl-CoA hydratase family protein gives MSQFLKYEQDGHIVTLTMNEPERRNPLTGNTAVEEFLTAIARIEADRSVRAVILTGAGTAFSSGGNIHDMERHASGTLPGMEIRQDYRRGIQQLPLALFNLEVPVIAAVNGAAIGAGLDLACMCDIRIASELAKFAESFVKLGIIPGDGGAWLLPRIIGLSRAAELTFTGQMIDAQQALEWNLVSRVVPHGELLTVAQGLARSIAANPPHAVRLAKRLLREGMHCRLDTLLEMSAAYQALSHQTADHREAVAAFIEKRSPSFNG, from the coding sequence ATGAGCCAATTTCTGAAGTACGAACAGGACGGACACATCGTCACGCTGACGATGAACGAACCGGAACGGCGCAATCCGCTCACCGGCAACACAGCGGTGGAGGAGTTTCTGACGGCGATCGCGCGCATCGAAGCCGACCGTTCCGTGCGGGCCGTTATCCTGACGGGCGCCGGCACGGCGTTCTCGTCGGGCGGCAATATCCACGACATGGAACGGCATGCGTCGGGCACGCTGCCCGGCATGGAAATTCGCCAGGACTACCGGCGCGGTATTCAGCAACTTCCGCTGGCGTTGTTCAATCTGGAGGTGCCGGTCATTGCCGCCGTGAATGGCGCGGCGATCGGCGCGGGACTCGACCTTGCCTGCATGTGCGATATCCGCATTGCGTCCGAGCTTGCAAAATTCGCCGAGAGCTTCGTCAAGCTCGGCATCATTCCCGGCGACGGCGGCGCGTGGCTGCTACCGCGCATCATCGGTTTGTCGCGCGCCGCGGAGTTGACCTTCACGGGCCAGATGATCGACGCGCAACAGGCGCTCGAATGGAATCTGGTTTCCCGCGTCGTGCCACACGGCGAACTCCTCACCGTCGCGCAAGGCCTCGCGCGTTCGATCGCCGCCAACCCGCCTCACGCAGTGCGGCTGGCCAAGCGCTTACTGCGCGAAGGCATGCATTGCCGGCTGGATACGCTACTGGAAATGTCGGCGGCTTATCAGGCGCTCTCGCATCAAACGGCAGACCATCGCGAGGCGGTTGCGGCGTTCATCGAGAAACGGTCGCCGTCGTTCAATGGATAG
- a CDS encoding electron transfer flavoprotein subunit beta/FixA family protein: MKVLVAVKRVVDFNVKVRVKSDGSGVELANVKMSINPFDEIAVEEAVRLREKGVVSEVIAVSCGTGASQETLRTAMAIGADRGILVETDAELQPLAVAKLLKALVDKEQPQLVILGKQAIDNDCNQTGQMLAALAGFPQATFASRVEVSNDCATVTREIDGGLETLRLKLPAVVTSDLRLNEPRYATLPNIMKAKKKPLDVVTPEQLGVDVAPRLKALSTTEPAARSAGVKVPDVAALVAKLKNEAKVI, from the coding sequence ATGAAAGTACTGGTCGCGGTGAAACGCGTGGTGGACTTCAACGTCAAGGTTCGAGTCAAGTCGGACGGCTCTGGCGTCGAGTTGGCGAACGTCAAGATGAGCATCAATCCGTTTGATGAAATCGCCGTCGAAGAAGCGGTGCGTCTGCGGGAAAAAGGCGTGGTCAGCGAAGTGATCGCGGTGTCGTGCGGCACGGGCGCCTCTCAGGAGACTTTGCGCACGGCGATGGCGATCGGCGCCGATCGCGGCATTCTGGTCGAGACGGATGCAGAGTTGCAGCCGCTCGCCGTCGCCAAGCTGCTGAAGGCGCTGGTCGACAAGGAGCAACCGCAGCTGGTGATCCTCGGCAAACAGGCGATCGATAACGACTGCAACCAGACCGGGCAGATGCTGGCGGCGCTCGCTGGTTTTCCGCAGGCTACATTTGCAAGCCGGGTGGAGGTGTCGAACGATTGCGCGACGGTGACGCGCGAAATCGATGGGGGGCTCGAGACGTTGCGGCTCAAGCTGCCGGCGGTGGTTACGAGCGACTTGCGCCTGAACGAACCGCGCTATGCGACGCTGCCCAACATCATGAAGGCGAAGAAAAAGCCGCTCGATGTCGTCACGCCGGAACAACTCGGCGTGGATGTCGCGCCGCGTCTGAAGGCGCTCAGCACGACGGAGCCGGCCGCGCGCAGTGCGGGCGTGAAGGTGCCCGATGTCGCGGCGCTGGTCGCGAAGCTCAAGAACGAAGCGAAAGTCATCTGA
- a CDS encoding MBL fold metallo-hydrolase → MTDDTRVAPAGSALPSVSYPFESPPTSGNVLEVAPGVQWIRMPLPYSLDHINVWTIADGDGWAIVDTGARTDAATALWRRLCTESSASRPVTRVFVTHMHPDHVGMAGWLTRTFDCRLWMTRLEYLNCRVAASDTGREAPDDGVAFYRRAGWSAAAIELYRARFGRFGQHIHALPDSFRRVHDAEEIVIGRHTWHVIVGTGHSPEHACLYCPELKVLISGDQVLPRISSNVSVYPLEPDANPMADWYASIAKLKEQVPDDVLVLPAHNDCFRGLHARLDHLRRSQDRSLDRLRQALSEPRRAVDVFGALFARKIGEEDMSQMSLATGESLACLNYLIGRGEVRRELRNDGTNWYSLVS, encoded by the coding sequence ATGACCGATGACACCCGCGTCGCGCCGGCCGGCAGCGCGCTTCCTTCCGTGAGCTATCCCTTCGAGTCGCCGCCAACGTCCGGCAACGTGTTGGAGGTTGCGCCAGGTGTGCAATGGATTCGCATGCCGCTGCCCTACTCGCTCGATCACATCAACGTGTGGACGATCGCGGACGGTGACGGCTGGGCTATCGTCGACACGGGAGCACGCACGGATGCCGCCACGGCCTTATGGCGTCGCCTTTGCACCGAGTCTTCCGCGAGCCGCCCTGTCACGCGCGTGTTCGTCACGCACATGCACCCCGATCACGTGGGAATGGCAGGCTGGCTCACGCGGACTTTCGACTGCCGTCTGTGGATGACGCGCCTCGAATACCTCAATTGCCGCGTCGCCGCGTCGGACACCGGCCGCGAGGCGCCCGACGACGGCGTGGCGTTCTACCGTCGCGCCGGCTGGAGCGCGGCGGCGATCGAACTCTATCGCGCACGCTTCGGCCGCTTCGGGCAGCATATTCATGCGCTGCCGGACAGTTTTCGGCGCGTGCATGACGCGGAGGAAATCGTGATTGGCCGGCACACGTGGCATGTGATCGTCGGCACCGGCCATTCGCCGGAGCACGCGTGTCTGTATTGCCCGGAGTTGAAGGTGTTGATTTCCGGCGATCAGGTGCTGCCGCGAATCTCATCGAATGTCTCGGTGTATCCGCTCGAACCGGACGCCAACCCGATGGCGGACTGGTATGCGTCGATCGCAAAACTGAAGGAGCAGGTCCCGGACGACGTGCTCGTGCTGCCCGCCCATAACGACTGTTTCCGCGGCCTGCATGCGCGGCTGGATCATCTGCGACGCAGCCAGGACCGCAGCCTCGATCGGTTGCGGCAAGCGCTCAGCGAACCGCGGCGCGCCGTCGACGTGTTCGGCGCGCTGTTTGCGCGCAAGATCGGCGAAGAGGATATGTCGCAAATGAGCCTCGCGACAGGCGAAAGCCTCGCGTGCCTGAACTACCTGATCGGGCGTGGTGAAGTTCGGCGCGAACTTCGTAATGACGGGACCAACTGGTATTCGCTGGTGTCGTAA
- a CDS encoding AMP-binding protein, producing the protein MPSKIAPHEGATVGALYRSAFKAFASREALVGDGVRLSYEELACRCKRMVAYFESVGVRPQDGIGLLSGNSPDAVVVLIAAQLFGLRLIPLHPLGSEDDQAYVLRDSGMKVLVVDTARYAERGAALARLGIVGHVLTLGPSAFGTDIRVASASMDPSEAEYDAQPDDIAKISYTGGTTGQSKGVLQRHRAIVTMTLQQLACWEWPAQPRFLAATPISHAAGAFILPTFLRGGTVFFMDKYHPERFLETIQTHGINCTFLVPSQIYGLLESPVLGDYNLASLQRLWYGASPITPARLQEGLQKFGQIFGQIYGQVEAPMTVSYLRSDEHDPARPHLLASCGRVLPGNEVKLLDADHAEVPAGEVGELCVRGSLVMSGYLNRPDETDKAFAGGWLHTGDMARRDAEGYVYLVDRAKDMIISGGFNVYSSEVENCLALHPAVAMSAVIGVPDPKWGEAVTAVVVLKPQATVSASALIEFVAARKGVVSAPKTLFFETALPLTAIGKVDKKAIRAKYWVGQDRQVS; encoded by the coding sequence ATGCCCAGCAAGATTGCCCCCCATGAAGGCGCCACGGTAGGCGCGCTGTACCGTTCGGCCTTTAAGGCCTTTGCGTCGCGCGAAGCCCTCGTGGGTGATGGCGTGCGGCTAAGTTATGAAGAGCTTGCTTGCCGTTGTAAGCGTATGGTGGCGTATTTCGAGTCCGTCGGAGTTCGCCCCCAGGATGGCATCGGGCTATTGTCAGGCAACAGTCCTGATGCGGTGGTCGTGCTGATCGCCGCGCAACTGTTCGGACTGCGTCTTATCCCGTTGCATCCGCTTGGCTCTGAGGATGATCAAGCGTATGTGCTGCGCGATAGCGGAATGAAAGTGCTGGTGGTGGACACCGCCCGCTATGCCGAGCGCGGGGCCGCATTGGCACGCCTGGGTATCGTCGGGCACGTGCTCACGCTGGGTCCGTCTGCGTTTGGCACAGATATCCGGGTGGCCTCGGCCAGCATGGATCCTTCCGAAGCGGAATATGACGCCCAGCCCGACGACATTGCGAAGATCTCCTATACCGGAGGCACAACTGGGCAATCCAAGGGCGTGCTCCAACGGCATCGCGCAATCGTAACGATGACACTGCAGCAACTGGCGTGCTGGGAATGGCCGGCGCAGCCTCGTTTCCTCGCGGCAACGCCGATCTCCCACGCAGCGGGCGCGTTCATCCTGCCCACCTTTCTACGCGGCGGCACGGTCTTCTTTATGGACAAGTACCACCCGGAGCGATTCCTCGAGACTATTCAGACCCACGGCATTAATTGCACGTTTCTTGTGCCCAGCCAGATCTACGGGCTCCTCGAGTCGCCGGTCCTCGGCGACTACAACCTGGCGAGTCTGCAACGCCTCTGGTACGGGGCGTCTCCTATCACGCCCGCGCGTCTGCAGGAGGGACTGCAGAAGTTCGGTCAGATCTTTGGGCAGATTTATGGTCAGGTGGAAGCCCCCATGACGGTGAGCTATCTGCGCTCGGACGAGCACGATCCTGCGAGGCCGCATTTGCTGGCTTCTTGTGGCCGTGTACTTCCCGGCAACGAAGTCAAACTGCTCGACGCCGATCACGCGGAAGTGCCGGCCGGCGAGGTCGGCGAGCTTTGCGTGCGTGGATCGCTGGTCATGTCGGGTTACCTGAACCGGCCTGACGAAACCGATAAAGCCTTCGCGGGTGGCTGGCTGCACACGGGCGACATGGCACGTAGGGATGCCGAGGGCTATGTGTATCTGGTCGACCGGGCCAAGGACATGATTATTTCCGGCGGTTTCAACGTCTATTCCAGCGAAGTGGAGAACTGTCTCGCGCTCCATCCGGCGGTGGCCATGTCTGCCGTGATTGGCGTGCCCGACCCGAAGTGGGGCGAAGCGGTGACCGCCGTGGTCGTGCTGAAACCACAGGCGACGGTGAGCGCAAGCGCGTTGATCGAGTTCGTTGCTGCGCGCAAGGGCGTTGTGTCGGCGCCGAAGACTCTATTCTTCGAAACTGCTTTGCCTCTGACGGCGATCGGCAAGGTCGACAAGAAAGCCATTCGCGCAAAGTACTGGGTGGGTCAGGATCGCCAGGTCAGCTAG
- a CDS encoding FAD-binding protein, with the protein MTASNQVLVVAEHDQVSIRTATLNTVAAALQCGAEVHVLVAGHEATGAAKAAAAITGVKRVLHADAPHLGDGLAENIAAQVLALAAGYGHILFPSTSAGKNVAPRVAALLDVAQVSDIVRVVSPDTFQRPIYAGNALVTVQSSDPVKVLTVRVTGFDAVPAEGGAAHIETVDAVADSGLSTFVERVVAKSDRPELAGAQIVVSGGRALGSSDRFNEVLTPLADKLGAALGASRAAVDAGFAPNDWQVGQTGKIVAPQLYVACGISGAIQHLAGMKDSKVIVAINKDPEAPIFSIADYGLEADLFDAVPQLVNAI; encoded by the coding sequence ATGACTGCATCCAATCAAGTGCTGGTCGTGGCTGAACACGACCAGGTTTCGATCAGGACCGCCACGCTGAACACGGTTGCGGCCGCCCTGCAATGCGGCGCCGAGGTTCATGTGCTCGTAGCCGGGCATGAAGCAACCGGTGCGGCAAAAGCCGCCGCTGCGATCACAGGCGTGAAGCGCGTGCTGCACGCAGACGCGCCGCATCTCGGCGACGGTCTCGCCGAGAATATCGCGGCTCAGGTTCTCGCGCTCGCCGCGGGTTACGGCCATATCCTGTTTCCGTCCACTAGCGCTGGCAAGAACGTCGCGCCGCGCGTCGCGGCGCTGCTCGACGTGGCGCAGGTCTCGGATATCGTTCGGGTGGTGAGTCCGGACACGTTCCAGCGTCCCATCTACGCGGGCAATGCGCTGGTGACGGTGCAAAGCAGCGACCCGGTGAAGGTGCTGACCGTGCGCGTGACGGGATTCGATGCCGTGCCGGCCGAAGGCGGCGCGGCGCACATTGAAACGGTCGACGCGGTTGCGGACAGTGGTTTGTCCACCTTCGTCGAACGCGTGGTCGCGAAAAGCGACCGGCCGGAGCTCGCCGGCGCACAGATCGTCGTGAGCGGCGGGCGTGCGCTTGGCAGCAGCGATCGATTCAACGAAGTCCTCACACCGCTCGCCGACAAGCTCGGTGCCGCGCTGGGCGCGAGCCGCGCGGCGGTGGACGCGGGATTTGCGCCGAACGACTGGCAAGTGGGCCAGACGGGCAAGATCGTCGCGCCGCAACTGTATGTGGCGTGCGGAATCTCGGGGGCGATTCAGCATCTGGCGGGCATGAAGGATTCGAAGGTCATTGTCGCAATCAACAAGGATCCGGAGGCGCCGATCTTCAGCATCGCCGATTACGGCCTGGAAGCCGATCTGTTCGATGCCGTGCCGCAACTGGTCAACGCGATCTGA